The nucleotide sequence TACATGTCTTACCAGAGGAAATAACCTTTTTGACAGATGCCACGGTGGTACCGTAGTAGTTACCAGAGAATTGGGCCCATTCAATAAatgcatcttcatcaatcatctttttgaattcatcaacGGTGGCAAAATTGTAATCCTTACCATGAACTTCACCTTCTCTTGGAGATCTGGTAGTGGATGAAACGCTGAAACCGAAAGTGTCTGGGTATTCAGCAAACaactttttcaaaagagtGGACTTACCTGTACCACTTGGACCAGAAATGACAATAACACTAGACATCTTGCTTTATGTAGGGTTCCCTGACTTCCTCCACTTTGTCCTGTGACAACAATACATAACGTTTATGTTACGTAtcaatcttgaaaaatttgacGTTCTTTTCTCGAAAACTACTGAAATTTTCACTCCGGTGCTTTCTGTGAGCTGGGAAAACAGCCGATTCGATGAGATGAACATCCTTCAACGTGAGTTGTCACCTTCTAATTGCTCTTGAGAAGATTTCACATATCTCCACGTAATATATTGAGACTATTCGCAAGTTCTTGTACCAGAAAAAATTGCCAGGAATACGATATATCCTTATATGTGGAAGAAATCAGGGGAATCATTACTTTCGGGTAGAAGCATCCTCAAGACATATTATTAGGATTATACCCCGCCTTCAAACTACCATACTGGTTCTACAACTCATATACTCAGGAACTGACCCTACATACGAATGCATAGTGTCAGGTAATATTTGCAAACAATGAAGGGGAATTTGATTTAGCGCGCTGTcctaattcaaaatttaatcaAAGGTTGGCTTAAGAACACCGAATGTTACTTCAAAGACACACATCCCAACTTTTAAAGAACAGGAAAGATATAAAGAAACCATAATGGCTACTCAATTTCTACTAAGTTTGAGCTTGAGGCTTGCATGGTCATATGCCAAGACAATTACAAACGCaggtgatgatgatgacgaatTACTACCAGTCCCCGATACTCCTGAAATAAATGATCCAATATCTTCTGAACCAGCAGATGAGGTAAGTCCAGTGGTGGAGGAAATGTTTTCCTCATGGGCCCTTTTTATTATgctatttcttcttatatCCGCATTATGGTCCAGTTATTACTTAACTCAAAGGAGAATAAGGGCTGTTCATGAAACCGTCTTATCAATCTTTTACGGTATGG is from Naumovozyma castellii chromosome 6, complete genome and encodes:
- the GUK1 gene encoding guanylate kinase (ancestral locus Anc_5.572); its protein translation is MSSVIVISGPSGTGKSTLLKKLFAEYPDTFGFSVSSTTRSPREGEVHGKDYNFATVDEFKKMIDEDAFIEWAQFSGNYYGTTVASVKKVISSGKTCILDIDMQGVKSVKSKPELKARYLFIAPPSVDDLRKRLEGRGTETEESLNKRLAAATAELEYAESGAHDQIIVNDDLDKAYNELKEFIFQK